A DNA window from Amycolatopsis sp. DSM 110486 contains the following coding sequences:
- a CDS encoding DUF4291 domain-containing protein encodes MFEETVFEEARVPAHQIRARHDDRTIRVYQAYSPEIADAALAAGTFVAPFKRERMTWIKPSFTWMGYRCGWATKPGQERALALDLTREGFAWVLAHAALSHFDPRVHRDEAAWKAAMRTSPVRVQWDPERDVHHRPLPHRSIQLGLSGEAVDRYVGEWITAVTDVTPVMRAIREHLANGRVTEARALLPAEPPYPLSAELAEAVDATKENATEEN; translated from the coding sequence GTGTTCGAAGAGACGGTATTCGAAGAGGCCAGGGTCCCGGCCCATCAGATCCGCGCGCGCCACGACGACCGGACGATCCGCGTCTACCAGGCGTACTCACCGGAGATCGCCGACGCGGCGCTGGCGGCGGGCACGTTCGTGGCGCCGTTCAAGCGGGAGCGGATGACGTGGATCAAGCCGTCGTTCACGTGGATGGGCTACCGCTGCGGATGGGCGACCAAGCCCGGCCAGGAGCGCGCGCTGGCGTTGGACCTGACGCGCGAGGGCTTCGCCTGGGTGCTCGCCCACGCGGCGCTGAGCCACTTCGACCCGCGGGTGCACCGCGACGAGGCAGCGTGGAAGGCCGCGATGCGGACCAGCCCGGTCCGCGTGCAGTGGGACCCCGAGCGCGACGTGCACCACCGGCCGCTGCCGCACCGCTCGATCCAGCTCGGGCTGAGCGGCGAGGCCGTGGACCGGTACGTGGGCGAGTGGATCACCGCGGTCACCGACGTCACGCCGGTCATGCGCGCCATCCGTGAGCACCTCGCGAACGGACGCGTCACCGAAGCGCGGGCGCTGCTGCCGGCCGAGCCGCCGTACCCGTTGTCCGCCGAGTTGGCCGAGGCCGTGGATGCGACCAAGGAGAACGCGACCGAAGAGAATTAG